Proteins from a genomic interval of Desulfovibrio sp.:
- a CDS encoding gamma-glutamylcyclotransferase: protein MSKEHFFFYGTLRPGQHNYFALLHDAKGVTHVGLGRTVERYTMLASGYPFVLRCPASTRIRGDVFAIRSREVVAAVDELEGHTGRARGYRREPVDIELDAGGRIVCWMYLYYGTPLAEEVPDGDWLALSAR from the coding sequence ATGAGCAAGGAGCATTTCTTTTTCTACGGCACCCTGCGCCCGGGCCAGCACAACTATTTCGCGCTTCTTCACGACGCGAAGGGCGTTACTCATGTGGGCCTTGGACGGACGGTGGAACGTTACACCATGCTGGCTTCCGGATATCCCTTCGTTCTTCGCTGTCCGGCTTCGACGCGCATCCGGGGCGACGTGTTTGCGATACGTTCCCGCGAGGTCGTCGCGGCAGTGGACGAACTTGAGGGGCATACCGGACGGGCGCGCGGCTACCGGCGCGAGCCTGTGGACATCGAGCTGGACGCGGGAGGGCGGATAGTCTGCTGGATGTACCTTTACTACGGCACCCCCCTGGCCGAGGAAGTCCCGGACGGAGACTGGCTCGCCCTGTCCGCCCGGTGA
- a CDS encoding alpha/beta fold hydrolase: MLLIVLTILLGTGVFISGLTYAFYWYEAACNPHPSHSTTCQGPRGLFWCVMVGFLSSVSSQLMVYVTYPIGFAKRLWKPSPSPSCVRPPVLLVHGLYHNASAWYLYKWWLRRSGYEKVFCLSYNTLKYDFWQLTEQLKDVVREAADLCGKEPIILMGHSLGGLLARAAIADPQTAELVRATILLGTPNQGSKLAALAAGKLGRSIHHNGALVQRINSLSSPKTMPKLNLFSPLDNMVLPTSSLEVPEEGWIQAQTAPISHISMLYHLPTVRLVMEFLDEFVPGCEAGSSLSGKPLQGQSAGA; this comes from the coding sequence ATGCTTCTCATCGTTCTTACAATACTGCTTGGCACAGGAGTATTCATTTCCGGGCTGACCTACGCGTTCTATTGGTATGAAGCGGCCTGCAACCCGCATCCATCCCACAGCACAACGTGCCAAGGACCTCGCGGGCTCTTCTGGTGCGTCATGGTAGGGTTCTTGTCGAGCGTTTCCAGCCAGCTCATGGTCTATGTGACCTACCCTATCGGATTCGCCAAACGGCTCTGGAAGCCCTCCCCGTCGCCAAGCTGCGTCCGTCCGCCGGTGCTCCTGGTGCATGGGCTCTACCACAATGCCTCGGCCTGGTATCTCTACAAATGGTGGCTCAGACGCTCAGGCTATGAAAAAGTATTCTGCCTAAGCTACAACACCCTCAAATACGACTTCTGGCAGCTGACCGAGCAACTCAAAGATGTTGTCCGGGAAGCGGCTGATTTATGCGGCAAGGAACCCATCATCCTCATGGGACACAGCCTTGGGGGGCTGCTGGCCCGCGCGGCCATTGCCGACCCGCAAACCGCCGAGCTCGTTCGGGCAACCATACTCCTTGGCACGCCCAACCAAGGCAGCAAGCTGGCGGCCCTGGCCGCCGGAAAACTCGGGCGGAGCATTCACCACAACGGAGCCCTTGTCCAGCGCATCAATTCCCTTTCGTCCCCGAAGACCATGCCCAAGCTCAATCTTTTTTCACCGCTGGACAACATGGTTCTGCCCACTTCCTCCCTGGAGGTTCCAGAGGAGGGCTGGATCCAGGCACAAACAGCGCCTATAAGCCACATCAGCATGCTCTACCACCTGCCCACCGTCAGGCTGGTCATGGAGTTCCTGGACGAATTCGTTCCCGGGTGCGAGGCGGGCTCTTCCCTGAGCGGGAAACCACTCCAGGGCCAGTCCGCCGGAGCTTGA
- a CDS encoding sigma-54-dependent Fis family transcriptional regulator codes for MATILVIDDDQEIRDTFQSLSRRMRFNFLGAGTLAEGLGLVRSEEVDVVLLDIRLPDGNGLDALADIRRGDNPPEVIILTGLGDPDGAEMAISGGAWDYLVKPAPIKQTMLSLNRALKYHKEKAQEVSTVALRRESIIGSSPKMEACLDLVAQASRLTGPVLISGETGTGKELMARTIHLNSPRSLGEFVAVDCASLTETLLESTLFGHRKGSFTGADQDRPGLVKLADGGTLFLDEVGEMPMGIQKAFLRVLQEKRFRPVGASIEVQSDFRLIAATNRDLEDMAARGEFRQDLLFRLKTFVIDLPPLRERREDIKLLTLSQLDALCQRFGLPTKGVGTDFSDMLMAYSWPGNVRQLFGVLERALAAAGMEPTLYAKHLPPEVRLEVMKANIERGRRDDKPAPLADPPVQALLPGALPTLKAFKEAKEREYLDALLADTGGDLLVMLETSGLSRSHLYALLKKHEMTL; via the coding sequence ATGGCGACAATTCTCGTAATCGATGACGACCAGGAAATCCGCGACACCTTTCAAAGCCTTTCCCGGCGCATGCGCTTCAATTTTCTTGGAGCCGGCACCCTGGCGGAAGGCCTCGGCCTGGTCCGCTCGGAAGAAGTGGATGTGGTGCTTTTGGACATTCGCCTGCCCGACGGCAACGGGCTCGACGCCCTTGCGGACATTCGGCGCGGCGACAATCCTCCCGAGGTGATCATCCTGACCGGCCTGGGCGATCCGGACGGCGCTGAAATGGCCATCTCCGGAGGCGCCTGGGACTACCTGGTCAAGCCCGCACCCATCAAGCAGACCATGCTCTCGCTCAACAGGGCGCTCAAGTACCACAAGGAAAAAGCCCAGGAAGTTTCCACCGTGGCCTTGAGGCGCGAATCCATCATCGGAAGCAGCCCCAAGATGGAGGCCTGCCTGGACCTGGTGGCCCAGGCTTCACGCCTTACCGGACCGGTGCTCATCTCCGGCGAGACCGGAACCGGCAAGGAGCTCATGGCCCGCACCATCCACCTGAATTCACCCAGGTCTTTGGGCGAATTCGTGGCCGTGGACTGCGCCTCGCTCACGGAAACCCTGCTGGAGAGCACCCTTTTCGGGCACCGCAAGGGCTCCTTCACCGGCGCGGACCAGGATCGCCCGGGCCTGGTGAAGCTGGCCGACGGAGGCACCCTGTTCCTGGACGAAGTGGGCGAGATGCCCATGGGCATTCAGAAGGCTTTTTTGCGCGTTCTCCAGGAGAAACGCTTCCGCCCAGTGGGGGCGAGCATCGAGGTGCAGAGCGACTTCCGACTGATCGCCGCCACCAACCGCGATCTGGAGGACATGGCCGCCCGGGGCGAATTCCGTCAGGACCTGCTCTTTCGGCTGAAAACCTTTGTCATCGATTTGCCTCCTCTGCGAGAGCGGCGCGAGGACATCAAGCTTCTCACTCTAAGCCAGCTGGACGCCCTGTGCCAGCGTTTCGGCCTGCCCACCAAGGGCGTGGGCACGGACTTCTCGGACATGCTCATGGCCTATTCCTGGCCTGGCAACGTCCGGCAGCTCTTCGGCGTGCTGGAGAGGGCCCTGGCCGCCGCCGGGATGGAGCCCACCCTCTATGCCAAGCACCTGCCCCCGGAAGTGCGCCTTGAAGTGATGAAGGCCAACATCGAGCGCGGCCGCAGGGACGACAAACCGGCTCCCTTGGCGGACCCACCAGTCCAGGCGCTGCTTCCGGGCGCGCTGCCTACGCTCAAGGCCTTCAAGGAGGCCAAGGAGCGTGAATATCTTGATGCGCTTTTGGCCGATACCGGGGGCGACCTGCTGGTGATGCTGGAGACGTCGGGATTGTCGAGGTCGCATCTGTACGCGTTGCTGAAAAAGCATGAGATGACGCTGTAA
- a CDS encoding PAS domain-containing protein produces MKFFSTAAFTVLLLIASLAHGQVEVKKKILYLSSYHNGYAWSDQILEGMRSALDKSTLPYDLQIEYMDSKRFAEPNMDAVLERLFKEKYRNPSFDAIIVSDDFAFQFILKYQKSLFPDTPVIFCGVNDFDPAMLSGHKNMTGVVEVPDFETNIRLSLLLSPEATRMVVIADYSLTGLAIRKQVRKAAAKFRNQVTFEYWDVKTLPELFEKTSNLTEKDIIFLIPIYLGTEKQVYSVEEVCEILSKRLPVPIYSAWRFMLGYGIVGGKLHSGQGEGALAAKMALRVMSGESISQIPVVDKFDDPYLFDYVVLKRFGISEDKLPMGSTLINEPLSFYTINKQIVWISLSGFFLLVFVLVLLATSIVQKRSVEMQIKNQLSFLSILMDTIPLPLSYKSTDGRFLGCNLAFEKWFGVNREDLLDNPSHPLAKRFDAAERHLLATPGVLSFETDMLDSMGNTHGVIVSKATYKDAKGETAGVVEALQDITLRREAEKALRRSQAMLQTVLNNIPQLVYWKDKDLNYLGVNKSFLDFFGLESPEQIVGQGVSALLPAAETSSAEAVNRRVLTSGHSVHRREWTLNLPERDPVSLEMTIVPLHDDAGEIVGVLGTAEDVTVKMSLERQLLQSQKMEAIGALAGGIAHDFNNILTSIINSTELALMDLPEDSDTALDLERTLKAARRGSRLVQQILAFSRPSQEGFAPTDMAEVAHEALAIFAATLPRNITLSERIDAHPAIAFADPTQVHQIVMNLCANAYQAMRDKGGHMSLELTEVDLDENQADMINVPIGRYLKLSVTDSGPGIPPDIMDRIFDPFFTTKSKGEGTGLGLAVVHGIVKSHRGGLRVVSQPGQRTSFEIYLPKLADFDSDSPKAVPAAGPVRQGHEHVLFVEDDEDQLKVIPRVLQLMGYTVTAVNGAADALEYLAKSPGLVEIVVTDYDMPGLSGVELAERLNRLAPSLPVILVSGRRSALTAAELAGNIRTVVLKPYNGDDLARAIGQVLDTGQ; encoded by the coding sequence ATGAAATTTTTCTCCACTGCCGCCTTCACGGTTCTTCTTCTCATCGCAAGCCTTGCCCACGGCCAGGTGGAAGTGAAGAAGAAAATCCTCTATCTGAGTTCCTACCACAACGGATACGCGTGGTCCGACCAGATTCTCGAAGGCATGCGCTCAGCCCTGGACAAGTCCACGCTGCCCTATGATCTGCAGATAGAATACATGGATTCCAAGCGGTTCGCGGAACCGAACATGGATGCCGTCCTTGAGAGGCTCTTCAAGGAAAAATACCGCAACCCCAGCTTTGATGCCATCATCGTTTCCGACGATTTCGCCTTCCAGTTCATCCTGAAATACCAAAAGTCGCTCTTCCCGGACACCCCGGTGATCTTCTGCGGCGTCAACGACTTCGACCCCGCCATGCTCTCTGGCCACAAGAACATGACCGGCGTGGTGGAGGTCCCCGACTTCGAGACGAACATCCGCCTGTCGCTTTTGCTTTCTCCCGAAGCCACCCGGATGGTGGTCATAGCCGATTACTCCCTGACAGGACTGGCCATCCGCAAACAGGTGCGCAAAGCTGCGGCCAAATTCCGCAACCAGGTCACGTTTGAGTACTGGGATGTCAAAACTCTTCCTGAACTCTTCGAGAAAACCAGCAACCTTACTGAAAAAGACATCATCTTTCTTATTCCCATCTACCTCGGGACGGAAAAGCAGGTCTACTCCGTGGAGGAAGTGTGTGAAATACTTTCAAAACGGCTGCCGGTGCCCATTTACAGTGCATGGAGGTTCATGCTCGGCTACGGCATCGTGGGCGGCAAGCTCCACTCGGGCCAGGGGGAAGGCGCCCTGGCGGCCAAGATGGCCCTGCGGGTGATGTCCGGGGAGTCGATTTCGCAAATTCCGGTCGTGGACAAATTCGACGACCCCTATCTCTTCGACTATGTCGTGCTCAAGCGCTTCGGCATCTCTGAAGACAAATTGCCCATGGGCTCGACGCTCATCAACGAGCCCCTCTCCTTTTACACAATCAACAAGCAGATCGTTTGGATCAGCCTGTCCGGTTTCTTCCTGCTGGTTTTCGTGCTGGTGCTCCTGGCCACGTCCATCGTCCAGAAACGCTCTGTTGAGATGCAGATAAAAAACCAGTTGTCCTTTCTCTCCATCCTTATGGACACGATCCCCCTTCCGCTCTCCTACAAGAGCACGGACGGGCGCTTTCTGGGATGCAACCTGGCCTTCGAAAAATGGTTCGGAGTCAACCGGGAGGACCTGCTGGACAATCCCAGCCATCCCCTTGCCAAACGTTTCGACGCGGCGGAACGGCACCTTCTGGCCACTCCAGGGGTGTTGAGCTTTGAAACGGACATGCTCGATTCAATGGGAAACACCCACGGCGTCATCGTGAGCAAGGCCACGTACAAGGACGCCAAGGGTGAAACCGCTGGCGTGGTGGAAGCCCTCCAGGACATCACCCTGCGCCGCGAGGCCGAGAAGGCGCTCAGGCGTTCCCAGGCAATGCTTCAGACCGTTCTCAACAACATTCCCCAGCTTGTTTACTGGAAGGACAAAGACCTCAACTACCTTGGCGTAAACAAGTCCTTTTTGGATTTCTTTGGGCTCGAAAGTCCGGAACAGATCGTCGGGCAAGGCGTTTCCGCCCTCCTGCCAGCGGCGGAAACTTCGTCCGCCGAGGCGGTGAACCGCCGCGTGCTCACTTCGGGTCATTCGGTGCACAGGCGCGAATGGACCCTGAACCTTCCGGAGCGCGACCCCGTCAGCCTGGAGATGACCATCGTGCCCCTGCATGACGACGCCGGAGAGATCGTCGGCGTTCTGGGCACGGCCGAAGACGTGACCGTCAAGATGAGCCTGGAGCGCCAGCTTCTCCAATCGCAAAAGATGGAGGCCATCGGTGCCCTTGCCGGCGGCATCGCCCACGATTTCAACAACATCCTCACGTCCATCATTAATTCCACCGAGCTGGCCCTCATGGACCTGCCCGAGGATTCCGACACCGCCCTCGACCTTGAACGCACTTTGAAGGCCGCGCGGCGGGGCTCGCGCCTGGTGCAGCAGATTCTGGCCTTCAGCCGTCCCTCCCAGGAAGGCTTCGCTCCCACGGACATGGCCGAGGTGGCCCATGAGGCCCTGGCCATCTTCGCAGCCACCCTGCCGCGCAACATCACCTTGAGCGAACGCATTGACGCCCATCCGGCCATTGCCTTCGCCGACCCCACCCAGGTCCACCAGATCGTCATGAACCTCTGCGCCAACGCCTACCAGGCCATGCGGGACAAAGGCGGGCACATGTCCCTGGAACTGACCGAAGTTGACCTGGACGAGAATCAGGCGGACATGATCAACGTCCCCATCGGCCGTTACCTCAAGCTTTCCGTTACCGACTCAGGCCCGGGCATCCCGCCTGACATCATGGACCGCATTTTCGACCCGTTCTTCACCACCAAGTCCAAGGGAGAAGGCACGGGCCTTGGCTTGGCCGTGGTGCACGGCATCGTGAAATCCCACAGGGGGGGACTCCGGGTGGTGAGCCAGCCGGGTCAACGCACCAGTTTCGAGATTTATCTCCCCAAGCTGGCTGACTTCGACTCGGATTCCCCCAAGGCCGTCCCGGCAGCCGGCCCCGTACGCCAGGGGCACGAACACGTTCTCTTCGTGGAGGACGACGAGGACCAGCTCAAGGTCATCCCCAGGGTCCTTCAGCTTATGGGCTATACGGTGACGGCCGTGAACGGAGCGGCGGACGCCCTTGAATACCTGGCGAAAAGCCCGGGGCTCGTTGAAATCGTGGTCACGGATTATGACATGCCCGGCCTGTCCGGAGTGGAACTGGCCGAACGCTTGAACCGGCTGGCCCCCAGCCTGCCTGTCATACTGGTTTCCGGGCGGCGTAGCGCCTTGACTGCGGCCGAACTGGCGGGCAACATCAGGACTGTTGTGCTCAAACCCTACAACGGCGACGACCTGGCCAGGGCCATCGGCCAGGTTCTGGACACCGGACAGTAA